One Halosegnis longus DNA window includes the following coding sequences:
- a CDS encoding phosphatase PAP2 family protein, producing the protein MSHGLGVVAALRDAPDIVVVGFALLTQLGDFWWYLSVLTLAYAFAGIHPRLRGERVRERVAFVIAVALGALAVTYLLKLTVAHPRPPGAETARDLAWLPASLDPVWTFLATSESYTLPSGHATGSAAIYGAIALVSRWGSRRLRYGSALVLVALIALSRVVIGVHYLGDVLVGLAVGGGYLAVVWLATRGRKVKRAFSLALAVALVGMFATLTPETAAIAGATLSGRITWTIVGGRLPAFSTGTEGAVTAVVALVGAALAGGAAFAGDASVVVLFVAAAGGITLILTSPLATQRLLG; encoded by the coding sequence ATGAGCCACGGGCTCGGTGTCGTCGCCGCGCTGCGTGACGCCCCCGACATCGTCGTCGTCGGCTTCGCACTCCTCACCCAACTGGGTGACTTCTGGTGGTATCTGTCCGTCCTGACGCTGGCGTACGCCTTCGCCGGCATCCATCCGCGACTGCGCGGCGAGCGCGTGCGCGAACGCGTCGCCTTCGTCATCGCCGTCGCGCTCGGTGCCCTCGCCGTCACCTATCTGCTGAAGCTGACGGTCGCACATCCGCGCCCGCCGGGTGCCGAGACCGCCCGTGACCTCGCGTGGCTGCCCGCCTCGCTCGACCCCGTCTGGACGTTCCTCGCGACCAGCGAGAGCTACACGCTCCCCTCCGGACACGCCACCGGGAGCGCGGCGATATACGGCGCTATCGCGCTCGTGAGCCGATGGGGCAGTCGTCGGCTCCGGTACGGCAGCGCCCTCGTGCTGGTCGCGCTCATCGCCCTTTCACGGGTCGTCATCGGCGTCCACTATCTCGGCGACGTGCTCGTCGGTCTCGCGGTCGGTGGCGGCTATCTCGCCGTCGTCTGGCTCGCCACCCGGGGTCGGAAGGTCAAGCGCGCCTTCTCGCTCGCCCTCGCCGTCGCGCTCGTCGGCATGTTCGCGACGCTGACGCCCGAGACGGCTGCTATCGCCGGAGCCACGCTCAGCGGGCGTATCACCTGGACCATCGTCGGTGGACGGCTCCCGGCGTTCTCGACGGGCACCGAGGGGGCGGTGACGGCGGTCGTCGCGCTCGTCGGGGCGGCGCTTGCGGGCGGAGCCGCGTTCGCGGGCGACGCCAGCGTCGTCGTGCTGTTCGTCGCTGCTGCCGGCGGTATCACGCTGATTCTCACGTCACCGCTGGCGACACAGCGGCTGCTCGGGTAG
- the glnA gene encoding type I glutamate--ammonia ligase, with translation MTEDTAPDGGLSAEAQRVLDEIDEKNVDFLRLQFTDILGTVKNVAVPADQAEKAFTEGIYFDGSSIEGFVRIQESDMRLKPDASTFAILPWRDGHSARLICDVINTSTGEPFEGDPRYVLKDALDRASEMGFEVNAAPEPEFFLFEEDEDGRATTKTNDAGGYFDLAPKDLASDVRRDIIFGLEEMGFDIEASHHEVAQGQHEINFEYDDALTTADNVGTFRTVVRAIAAQHDLHATFMPKPIPRINGSGMHTHISLFTEDGENAFHDGDDEFDLSETAKQFTAGILDHAEALAAVTNPTVNSYKRLVPGYEAPVYVAWSDRNRSALIRKPAARVPAASRIEARFPDPSCNPYLAFAALIHAGLDGIERELDCPDPVRENIYEFDEAKREEYGITTLPSNLGEALDALEEDELVMDALGDHVAEKFLEAKTAEYDDYRVDVSDWEIDRYLETF, from the coding sequence ATGACGGAGGACACTGCACCGGACGGCGGCCTTTCGGCGGAAGCACAGCGCGTACTGGACGAAATCGACGAGAAGAACGTGGACTTCCTGCGGCTCCAGTTCACGGACATCCTCGGGACGGTCAAGAACGTCGCGGTCCCCGCCGACCAGGCGGAGAAGGCGTTCACCGAGGGCATCTACTTCGACGGCTCTTCCATCGAAGGGTTCGTCCGTATTCAGGAGTCGGACATGCGGCTCAAGCCCGACGCGAGCACGTTCGCCATCCTGCCGTGGCGCGACGGCCACTCCGCGCGTCTCATCTGTGACGTCATCAACACGTCGACGGGCGAGCCGTTCGAGGGAGACCCGCGCTACGTTCTGAAAGACGCACTCGACCGCGCCTCGGAGATGGGATTCGAGGTCAACGCCGCCCCAGAACCGGAGTTCTTCCTCTTCGAGGAGGACGAGGACGGGCGCGCGACGACGAAGACGAACGACGCCGGCGGCTACTTCGACCTCGCGCCGAAGGACCTCGCCTCGGACGTGCGCCGTGACATCATCTTCGGACTCGAAGAGATGGGCTTCGACATCGAGGCCTCCCACCACGAGGTCGCACAGGGTCAACACGAAATCAACTTCGAGTACGACGACGCCCTGACGACGGCCGACAACGTCGGGACCTTCCGGACGGTCGTTCGTGCGATTGCCGCACAACACGACCTCCACGCCACGTTCATGCCGAAGCCGATTCCGCGCATCAACGGTTCGGGCATGCACACCCACATCTCGCTGTTCACCGAGGACGGGGAGAACGCCTTCCACGACGGCGACGACGAGTTCGACCTGAGCGAGACGGCAAAGCAGTTCACCGCCGGCATCCTCGACCACGCCGAGGCGCTCGCGGCCGTGACGAACCCGACCGTCAACAGCTACAAGCGACTCGTCCCCGGCTACGAGGCTCCGGTGTACGTCGCGTGGTCCGACCGCAACCGCTCCGCGCTCATCCGCAAGCCGGCCGCCCGCGTGCCGGCCGCCTCCCGTATCGAGGCGCGCTTCCCGGACCCGTCGTGTAACCCGTATCTCGCCTTCGCGGCGCTCATCCACGCCGGTCTCGACGGCATCGAGCGCGAACTCGACTGCCCGGACCCGGTCCGCGAGAACATCTACGAGTTCGACGAGGCAAAACGCGAGGAGTACGGCATCACCACGCTGCCGTCGAACCTCGGCGAGGCGCTCGACGCGCTCGAAGAGGACGAGCTCGTGATGGACGCGCTCGGCGACCACGTCGCCGAGAAGTTCCTCGAGGCCAAGACGGCCGAGTACGACGACTACCGCGTCGATGTCTCCGACTGGGAGATCGACCGCTACCTCGAAACGTTCTAA
- the lrp gene encoding HTH-type transcriptional regulator Lrp gives MTYENLDRRLVNALLEDGRASLRSLAEELDVSVTTVSNHISELEESGIISGYTPVVGYDELGYDVTAIIQLKCEGSALPDITERLREHSQMISVYEVTGDHDVIAIGKFTDTDHMNSQIKELLIDPDIKESNTSVVLNSVLENEQFALDIKE, from the coding sequence ATGACGTACGAAAACCTCGACCGACGGTTGGTGAACGCACTTCTCGAAGACGGCCGCGCCTCGCTTCGCTCGCTCGCCGAGGAACTCGACGTGAGCGTCACCACCGTCTCCAATCACATCTCCGAGCTCGAAGAGTCGGGCATCATCTCCGGGTACACGCCCGTCGTCGGCTACGACGAACTCGGCTACGACGTCACGGCGATTATCCAGCTCAAGTGTGAAGGCTCCGCGCTCCCCGACATCACCGAACGGCTCCGCGAACACAGCCAGATGATTTCGGTGTACGAGGTGACGGGCGACCACGACGTTATCGCCATCGGAAAGTTCACGGACACCGACCACATGAACTCTCAAATCAAGGAGCTGCTCATCGACCCAGACATCAAGGAGTCGAACACGAGCGTCGTTCTCAACTCCGTGCTCGAAAACGAACAGTTCGCCCTCGACATCAAAGAGTAA
- a CDS encoding DUF6276 family protein, with protein sequence MDCNHCGGPTTMYEVPLNLREYVDSEYVATCTRCLASQPAEFGDEPDFSHVSDEFPEGDAGAAMALALGMMDSLALNRNDIEGLLEAVESEGVDPLLVLDRLSSQGNVRLHFDVSRRRHQLEQLL encoded by the coding sequence ATGGACTGCAACCACTGTGGCGGCCCGACGACGATGTACGAGGTCCCGCTGAATCTCCGCGAGTACGTGGACAGCGAGTACGTCGCGACCTGCACGCGGTGTCTCGCCAGCCAGCCGGCGGAGTTCGGCGACGAGCCGGACTTCTCGCACGTCTCCGACGAGTTTCCGGAGGGCGACGCCGGCGCAGCAATGGCACTCGCACTCGGGATGATGGATTCGCTCGCGCTCAACCGCAACGACATCGAAGGGCTGCTCGAAGCTGTCGAGAGCGAGGGGGTCGACCCGCTGCTCGTGCTCGACCGGCTGTCGAGTCAGGGGAACGTTCGGCTCCACTTCGACGTGAGCCGTCGTCGCCACCAACTTGAGCAGTTGCTGTAG
- a CDS encoding branched-chain amino acid transaminase, which translates to MSAFEAMEDDGVIWQNGEFVDWRDATTHVLSHGLHYGSGVFEGVRAYDTQEGTALFRWEEHLDRLYESTKPYDMDIEYDREELTEATLELLDRNELESAYIRPIAFYGYDSLGVSPKDCPTDVAIAAWEWGAYLGEEALENGIDVMVSSWRKHASSQIPTNAKTTGLYVNSMLAGEEARRNGFVEAIVLNKEGNVAEGPGENIFLVRDGEIFTPGLSESILDGITRNTVITLAEERGYEVHDNVSISRGELHTADELFFTGSAAEVTPIKQVDNVTIGSGTRGPVTEELQTAFFDLVERETDDHDEWFTYV; encoded by the coding sequence ATGTCCGCGTTCGAAGCGATGGAAGACGACGGTGTCATCTGGCAGAACGGCGAGTTCGTCGATTGGCGTGACGCGACGACGCACGTCCTCTCACACGGGCTTCACTACGGGTCGGGCGTCTTCGAGGGCGTCCGCGCGTACGATACGCAGGAGGGGACGGCGCTGTTCCGCTGGGAGGAGCACCTCGACCGCCTGTACGAGAGCACCAAGCCGTACGACATGGACATCGAGTACGACCGCGAGGAACTCACCGAGGCGACCCTGGAACTGCTCGACCGCAACGAGCTCGAGTCGGCGTACATCCGCCCGATTGCCTTCTACGGCTACGACAGCCTCGGCGTCTCGCCGAAGGACTGCCCGACCGACGTGGCCATCGCCGCGTGGGAGTGGGGCGCGTATCTCGGCGAGGAAGCCCTCGAAAACGGGATCGACGTGATGGTCTCCTCGTGGCGAAAGCACGCCTCCAGTCAGATTCCGACCAACGCCAAGACGACCGGGCTGTACGTCAACAGCATGCTGGCCGGCGAGGAGGCCCGGCGCAACGGCTTCGTCGAGGCCATCGTCCTCAACAAAGAGGGGAACGTCGCTGAGGGACCGGGCGAGAACATCTTCCTCGTCCGCGACGGCGAAATCTTCACGCCGGGGCTCTCGGAGTCCATCCTCGACGGTATCACGCGCAACACCGTCATCACGCTGGCCGAGGAGCGCGGCTACGAGGTCCACGACAACGTCTCCATCTCGCGTGGCGAGCTCCACACCGCCGACGAGCTGTTCTTTACTGGTTCCGCCGCCGAGGTGACCCCCATCAAGCAGGTGGACAACGTCACCATCGGCTCGGGGACCCGCGGCCCGGTCACCGAGGAGCTTCAGACCGCCTTCTTCGACCTCGTCGAGCGCGAGACGGACGACCACGACGAGTGGTTCACCTACGTCTGA
- the ribB gene encoding 3,4-dihydroxy-2-butanone-4-phosphate synthase: protein MSQQSNAAVDAAIAAYRRGEPILVHDAADREGETDLIYPAHAVDADAVARLRNDAGGLICVALSDAVAEAWSLPFMQEQLDHPAAADHELAYDERSSFSLTVNHRDSFTGITDADRALTISRLGESARAPDTLEFAADFRAPGHVHLLRAAPELLGDRQGHTELAVALAIAADQPPAAVVCEMLDDETGEALSPADARAYADRNGFAYVEGADLIARLA, encoded by the coding sequence GTGTCACAGCAGAGTAACGCGGCCGTCGATGCTGCCATCGCGGCCTACCGCCGCGGCGAGCCAATCTTAGTCCACGACGCGGCCGACCGCGAGGGAGAGACTGACCTCATCTACCCGGCACACGCCGTTGACGCCGACGCGGTCGCGCGGCTCCGCAACGACGCGGGCGGGCTCATCTGCGTCGCACTCTCGGATGCGGTTGCGGAGGCGTGGTCGCTCCCGTTCATGCAAGAGCAGCTCGACCACCCTGCGGCGGCCGACCACGAACTCGCGTACGACGAGCGCTCGTCGTTCTCGCTGACGGTGAACCACCGCGACAGCTTCACGGGCATCACCGACGCCGACCGCGCGCTCACCATCTCGCGGCTCGGGGAGTCGGCTCGTGCACCCGACACGCTGGAGTTCGCGGCCGACTTCCGCGCCCCCGGTCACGTCCACCTGCTCCGGGCCGCACCGGAACTGCTGGGCGACCGCCAGGGCCACACCGAACTCGCGGTGGCGCTCGCCATCGCGGCCGACCAGCCGCCCGCGGCCGTCGTCTGTGAGATGTTGGACGACGAGACGGGCGAGGCGCTCTCGCCGGCCGACGCCCGGGCGTACGCCGACCGCAACGGCTTCGCGTACGTCGAGGGAGCCGACCTCATCGCGCGGCTGGCGTAG
- a CDS encoding DUF120 domain-containing protein — MQEQVASVGPDELTTLKELALAGSIDGPTTVTCAAVAERLDASNQTASRRLQRLESAGLIEREMLGDGQRVTLTDDGERVLRSEYEQYRHIFERDLSVAFDGHVTSGMGEGRHYISLPGYMEQFEEKLGYEPFLGTLNVELDDESVAARSRMDSFEPVRIDGWEGDDRTYGPAFCWPATVETDEESFETAHVIAPERTHHDADKLEIIAPVKLRDELGLTDDQEVTVRVTAE; from the coding sequence ATGCAAGAGCAGGTCGCGTCCGTCGGTCCGGACGAACTCACGACGCTCAAGGAACTCGCGCTCGCGGGCAGTATCGACGGCCCGACCACGGTGACGTGTGCGGCCGTCGCCGAACGGCTCGACGCCTCGAACCAGACCGCCTCCCGCCGGCTCCAGCGGCTCGAATCCGCCGGCCTCATCGAGCGCGAGATGCTCGGTGACGGCCAGCGCGTCACCCTCACCGACGACGGCGAGCGCGTGCTCCGCAGCGAGTACGAGCAGTACCGCCACATCTTCGAGCGCGACCTCTCGGTCGCCTTCGACGGCCACGTCACCAGCGGGATGGGCGAGGGTCGCCACTACATCTCTCTTCCGGGCTACATGGAGCAGTTCGAGGAGAAACTGGGCTACGAGCCGTTCCTCGGCACGCTCAACGTCGAACTCGACGACGAGTCCGTCGCCGCACGCAGCCGGATGGACAGCTTCGAGCCGGTGCGTATCGACGGCTGGGAAGGTGACGACCGCACCTACGGGCCGGCGTTCTGCTGGCCGGCGACCGTCGAGACCGACGAGGAAAGCTTCGAGACGGCCCACGTCATCGCGCCCGAGCGCACCCACCACGACGCCGACAAGCTGGAGATCATCGCCCCGGTCAAGCTCCGGGACGAACTCGGCCTCACGGACGACCAGGAGGTGACGGTCCGTGTCACAGCAGAGTAA
- the twy1 gene encoding 4-demethylwyosine synthase TYW1 has product MSDTGPKQVDDPEYHSKNHTAAQTCGWTANALRGEGRCYKNTFYGIQSHRCIQMTPVVKCNERCVFCWRDHAGHAYELDEVEWDDPEAVVDASIELQRKLLSGFGGNDEVPRRVFDEAMEPRHVAISLDGEPTLYPYLPELIEAFHDRDITTFLVSNGTRPEVLDACDPTQLYVSVDAADRHTFDETVAAMEEDAWERLLDTLDVLAEKDDTRTVIRTTLVDGFNMHTPEWYAVMCERADIDFLEMKAYMYVGHSRSRLGHENMPSHEEVKAFTERVGEFLPEHDTFREVPDSRVTLLSRDEDTWVPKLKGGSDFWA; this is encoded by the coding sequence ATGAGCGACACCGGGCCGAAACAGGTGGACGACCCGGAGTACCACAGCAAAAACCACACCGCCGCACAGACCTGCGGGTGGACGGCCAACGCGCTCCGCGGCGAGGGGCGCTGTTACAAGAACACCTTCTACGGCATCCAATCGCACCGCTGCATCCAGATGACCCCCGTGGTGAAGTGCAACGAGCGGTGCGTCTTCTGCTGGCGCGACCACGCCGGTCACGCGTACGAACTCGACGAGGTCGAGTGGGACGACCCCGAGGCGGTCGTGGACGCGTCCATCGAGCTGCAGCGCAAACTGCTGTCCGGCTTCGGCGGCAACGACGAGGTGCCGAGACGCGTCTTCGACGAGGCGATGGAGCCGCGCCACGTCGCCATCTCGCTGGACGGCGAGCCGACGCTGTACCCGTATCTGCCGGAGCTCATCGAGGCGTTCCACGACCGCGACATCACGACCTTCCTCGTCTCCAACGGCACGCGGCCCGAGGTGCTCGACGCGTGTGACCCGACCCAGCTGTACGTCTCCGTCGACGCCGCCGACCGCCACACCTTCGACGAGACGGTCGCCGCGATGGAAGAGGACGCCTGGGAGCGACTGCTCGACACGCTCGACGTGCTGGCAGAGAAGGACGACACCCGGACGGTCATCCGGACCACCCTGGTCGACGGCTTCAACATGCACACGCCGGAGTGGTACGCTGTGATGTGCGAGCGAGCCGACATCGACTTCTTGGAGATGAAGGCGTACATGTACGTCGGCCACTCGCGGAGCCGGCTCGGCCACGAGAACATGCCGAGCCACGAGGAGGTGAAAGCCTTCACCGAACGCGTCGGGGAGTTCCTCCCCGAGCACGACACCTTCCGCGAGGTGCCCGACTCCCGCGTCACCCTGCTCTCGCGCGACGAGGACACGTGGGTGCCGAAGCTGAAGGGCGGCAGCGACTTCTGGGCGTAG